A single window of Malus sylvestris chromosome 5, drMalSylv7.2, whole genome shotgun sequence DNA harbors:
- the LOC126623074 gene encoding F-box/FBD/LRR-repeat protein At1g13570-like isoform X3, translated as MEREPSKSRSKVSMELDRISNLPSDVINRILSHLPIREAVRTSVLSSKWRNKSAMLTHLLFDDRCTSDQNPTTFTGIVDHVLLGHISPIYRFRIIHSRPQVCRDIDRWILHLSRNSIKELLLNIKCSGHRHKMPSCLFSCQDLIYLVLYDCLLQPPSKFQGFRSLKTCRLFNVTLDQDVLENLIVCCPLLERLTLWHCDALTRFKIDAPNLKFLHFKGVLEDVSLVNTLKLAEVHISLTADVANDQRRTAGSCSNLLNFFVHLPHIRCLRVKSNFLKYLAVGVLPGKLPQPCLYLNFFSIHLSFHDPKEILTVLCLLRSFPALQELEISALNEYEGAEGEVNYGLDNNQNCQLTKLRIVKITGIYGDKAELDFIRFLLSSSPVLEKMTVKPATARDFQLVKMLLQFKRVSENAEIFYLDP; from the exons ATGGAAAGAGAACCGTCCAAGTCCCGTTCGAAGGTGTCAATGGAGTTGGACAGAATTAGCAACTTACCAAGTGACGTTATAAACAGAATTTTGTCGCATTTGCCGATTAGGGAAGCAGTTAGAACAAGTGTTTTATCAAGCAAGTGGAGGAACAAATCGGCTATGCTTACTCATCTTTTGTTTGATGATCGGTGCACCTCGGATCAAAACCCTACAACCTTTACAGGCATTGTTGATCATGTACTCTTGGGTCACATTAGCCCCATATACAGGTTCAGGATCATTCATTCCCGACCTCAAGTCTGTAGAGATATTGATCGATGGATTCTTCATCTGTCAAGAAACTCTATCAAAGAGTTGTTGCTTAATATCAAATGTAGTGGGCATCGCCACAAGATGCCTTCATGTTTGTTTTCTTGTCAAGATCTCATTTATTTAGTGTTGTATGATTGTTTGCTACAACCTCCATCCAAGTTCCAAGGATTCAGGAGTTTGAAGACTTGTCGTCTTTTTAATGTTACCCTGGACCAAGATGTGCTTGAGAATCTGATTGTCTGCTGTCCTCTCCTTGAGAGATTAACATTGTGGCACTGTGATGCATTAACCCGGTTCAAGATTGATGCACCGAATCTCAAATTCCTTCATTTTAAAGGCGTGCTTGAGGATGTTAGTCTTGTGAATACCTTAAAACTGGCCGAAGTTCACATTAGTTTGACTGCTGATGTTGCAAATGACCAAAGACGGACTGCTGGAAGTTGTAGCAATTTGCTCAATTTTTTTGTTCATCTGCCTCATATTCGATGTCTTCGTGTCAAATCTAACTTTTTGAAG TATTTGGCTGTCGGAGTCTTGCCAGGAAAGCTACCTCAACCGTGTCTatatctgaattttttttctatacatTTAAGCTTCCACGATCCGAAGGAGATTTTAACTGTTTTATGTCTTCTGAGAAGCTTCCCTGCTCTACAGGAACTTGAAATTTCA GCCTTGAATGAGTATGAGGGTGCTGAGGGAGAAGTGAACTACGGGTTAGACAACAACCAGAATTGCCAATTGACCAAACTGCGAATTGTCAAAATAACCGGCATCTATGGTGACAAAGCTGAACTAGATTTCATCAGGTTTTTGCTTTCAAGTTCACCTGTGCTCGAGAAGATGACTGTGAAGCCTGCTACTGCTAGAGATTTTCAACTAGTAAAAATGTTGCTCCAGTTTAAGCGTGTCTCGGAGAATGCAGAGATATTCTACTTAGACCCTTGA
- the LOC126623074 gene encoding F-box/FBD/LRR-repeat protein At1g13570-like isoform X1: MMEREPPKSRLKVSMELDRISNLPSDFINKILSYLPIREAVRTSVLSSKWRNKSAMLTHLLFDDRCTSDQNPTTFAGIVDHVLLGHIGPIYRFAITHFRPQVGRDIDRWILHLSRNSIKELGLNISCGGHRYKMPSCFFSCQDLIHLVLYNCLLQPPSTFRGFRRVKNCGLFNVALDQDVFENLIVCCPLLERLKLTHCDGLTQFKIDAPNLKVLKFEGVLEDVSFVNTLKLANVRVCLTANVANDQRQTAGSCSNLLKFFVHLPRIQCLHVKNYFLKYLAVGVLPGRLPQPCLYMNFFSIHLDFNDPKEILTVLCLLRSFPALQVLEILARKKDQAVVGDVNYGLDNNQNCHLTKLRIVKTTGISGVKAELDFIRLLLSSSPVLEKMIVKPAATNDFQLVNKLLQKLLQFKRVSENAKIFYVDP; this comes from the exons ATG ATGGAAAGAGAACCGCCCAAGTCCCGTTTGAAAGTGTCAATGGAGTTGGACAGAATTAGCAACTTACCAAGTGACtttataaacaaaattttgtcATATTTGCCAATTAGGGAAGCAGTTAGAACAAGTGTTTTATCAAGCAAGTGGAGGAACAAATCGGCTATGCTTACTCATCTTTTGTTTGATGATCGGTGCACCTCGGATCAAAACCCTACAACCTTTGCAGGCATTGTTGATCATGTACTCTTGGGTCACATTGGCCCCATTTACAGGTTCGCGATCACTCATTTCCGACCTCAAGTCGGTAGAGATATTGATCGATGGATTCTTCATCTGTCAAGAAACTCTATCAAAGAGTTGGGGCTTAATATCAGCTGTGGTGGGCATCGCTACAAGATgccttcttgttttttttcttgtcaAGATCTCATTCATTTAGTGTTGTATAATTGTTTGCTACAACCTCCATCCACATTCCGAGGATTCAGGAGAGTGAAGAATTGTGGTCTTTTTAATGTTGCCTTGGACCAAGATGTGTTTGAGAATCTGATTGTTTGCTGTCCTCTCCTTGAGAGATTAAAGTTGACCCACTGTGATGGAttaacccagttcaagattgaTGCACCGAATCTTAAAGTCCTTAAGTTTGAGGGCGTACTTGAGGATGTTAGTTTTGTGAATACCTTAAAACTGGCCAATGTTCGCGTTTGTTTGACTGCTAATGTTGCAAATGACCAAAGACAGACTGCCGGAAGTTGTAGCAATTTGCTCAAGTTTTTTGTTCATCTCCCTCGTATTCAATGTCTTCATGTCAAAAATTACTTTttaaag TATTTGGCTGTCGGAGTCTTGCCAGGAAGGCTACCTCAACCGTGTCtatatatgaattttttttctatacatTTAGACTTCAACGATCCGAAGGAGATTTTAACTGTTTTATGTCTGCTGAGAAGCTTCCCTGCTCTACAGGTTCTTGAAATTCTG GCCCGGAAAAAGGATCAGGCTGTTGTGGGAGACGTGAACTATGGGTTAGACAACAACCAGAATTGCCATCTGACCAAATTGCGAATTGTGAAAACAACCGGCATCTCTGGTGTCAAAGCTGAACTAGATTTCATCAGGCTTTTGCTTTCAAGTTCACCTGTGCTCGAGAAGATGATTGTGAAGCCTGCTGCTACTAATGATTTTCAACTAGTAAATAAGTTGCTCCAAAAGTTGCTCCAGTTTAAGCGTGTCTCGGAGAATGCAAAGATATTCTACGTAGACCCTTGA
- the LOC126623074 gene encoding F-box/FBD/LRR-repeat protein At1g13570-like isoform X4 has protein sequence MMEREPPKSRLKVSMELDRISNLPSDFINKILSYLPIREAVRTSVLSSKWRNKSAMLTHLLFDDRCTSDQNPTTFAGIVDHVLLGHIGPIYRFAITHFRPQVGRDIDRWILHLSRNSIKELGLNISCGGHRYKMPSCFFSCQDLIHLVLYNCLLQPPSTFRGFRRVKNCGLFNVALDQDVFENLIVCCPLLERLKLTHCDGLTQFKIDAPNLKVLKFEGVLEDVSFVNTLKLANVRVCLTANVANDQRQTAGSCSNLLKFFVHLPRIQCLHVKNYFLKYLAVGVLPGRLPQPCLYMNFFSIHLDFNDPKEILTVLCLLRSFPALQVLEILTCAGPEKGSGCCGRRELWVRQQPELPSDQIANCENNRHLWCQS, from the exons ATG ATGGAAAGAGAACCGCCCAAGTCCCGTTTGAAAGTGTCAATGGAGTTGGACAGAATTAGCAACTTACCAAGTGACtttataaacaaaattttgtcATATTTGCCAATTAGGGAAGCAGTTAGAACAAGTGTTTTATCAAGCAAGTGGAGGAACAAATCGGCTATGCTTACTCATCTTTTGTTTGATGATCGGTGCACCTCGGATCAAAACCCTACAACCTTTGCAGGCATTGTTGATCATGTACTCTTGGGTCACATTGGCCCCATTTACAGGTTCGCGATCACTCATTTCCGACCTCAAGTCGGTAGAGATATTGATCGATGGATTCTTCATCTGTCAAGAAACTCTATCAAAGAGTTGGGGCTTAATATCAGCTGTGGTGGGCATCGCTACAAGATgccttcttgttttttttcttgtcaAGATCTCATTCATTTAGTGTTGTATAATTGTTTGCTACAACCTCCATCCACATTCCGAGGATTCAGGAGAGTGAAGAATTGTGGTCTTTTTAATGTTGCCTTGGACCAAGATGTGTTTGAGAATCTGATTGTTTGCTGTCCTCTCCTTGAGAGATTAAAGTTGACCCACTGTGATGGAttaacccagttcaagattgaTGCACCGAATCTTAAAGTCCTTAAGTTTGAGGGCGTACTTGAGGATGTTAGTTTTGTGAATACCTTAAAACTGGCCAATGTTCGCGTTTGTTTGACTGCTAATGTTGCAAATGACCAAAGACAGACTGCCGGAAGTTGTAGCAATTTGCTCAAGTTTTTTGTTCATCTCCCTCGTATTCAATGTCTTCATGTCAAAAATTACTTTttaaag TATTTGGCTGTCGGAGTCTTGCCAGGAAGGCTACCTCAACCGTGTCtatatatgaattttttttctatacatTTAGACTTCAACGATCCGAAGGAGATTTTAACTGTTTTATGTCTGCTGAGAAGCTTCCCTGCTCTACAGGTTCTTGAAATTCTG ACTTGTGCAGGCCCGGAAAAAGGATCAGGCTGTTGTGGGAGACGTGAACTATGGGTTAGACAACAACCAGAATTGCCATCTGACCAAATTGCGAATTGTGAAAACAACCGGCATCTCTGGTGTCAAAGCTGA
- the LOC126623074 gene encoding F-box/FBD/LRR-repeat protein At1g13570-like isoform X2, producing MEREPPKSRLKVSMELDRISNLPSDFINKILSYLPIREAVRTSVLSSKWRNKSAMLTHLLFDDRCTSDQNPTTFAGIVDHVLLGHIGPIYRFAITHFRPQVGRDIDRWILHLSRNSIKELGLNISCGGHRYKMPSCFFSCQDLIHLVLYNCLLQPPSTFRGFRRVKNCGLFNVALDQDVFENLIVCCPLLERLKLTHCDGLTQFKIDAPNLKVLKFEGVLEDVSFVNTLKLANVRVCLTANVANDQRQTAGSCSNLLKFFVHLPRIQCLHVKNYFLKYLAVGVLPGRLPQPCLYMNFFSIHLDFNDPKEILTVLCLLRSFPALQVLEILARKKDQAVVGDVNYGLDNNQNCHLTKLRIVKTTGISGVKAELDFIRLLLSSSPVLEKMIVKPAATNDFQLVNKLLQKLLQFKRVSENAKIFYVDP from the exons ATGGAAAGAGAACCGCCCAAGTCCCGTTTGAAAGTGTCAATGGAGTTGGACAGAATTAGCAACTTACCAAGTGACtttataaacaaaattttgtcATATTTGCCAATTAGGGAAGCAGTTAGAACAAGTGTTTTATCAAGCAAGTGGAGGAACAAATCGGCTATGCTTACTCATCTTTTGTTTGATGATCGGTGCACCTCGGATCAAAACCCTACAACCTTTGCAGGCATTGTTGATCATGTACTCTTGGGTCACATTGGCCCCATTTACAGGTTCGCGATCACTCATTTCCGACCTCAAGTCGGTAGAGATATTGATCGATGGATTCTTCATCTGTCAAGAAACTCTATCAAAGAGTTGGGGCTTAATATCAGCTGTGGTGGGCATCGCTACAAGATgccttcttgttttttttcttgtcaAGATCTCATTCATTTAGTGTTGTATAATTGTTTGCTACAACCTCCATCCACATTCCGAGGATTCAGGAGAGTGAAGAATTGTGGTCTTTTTAATGTTGCCTTGGACCAAGATGTGTTTGAGAATCTGATTGTTTGCTGTCCTCTCCTTGAGAGATTAAAGTTGACCCACTGTGATGGAttaacccagttcaagattgaTGCACCGAATCTTAAAGTCCTTAAGTTTGAGGGCGTACTTGAGGATGTTAGTTTTGTGAATACCTTAAAACTGGCCAATGTTCGCGTTTGTTTGACTGCTAATGTTGCAAATGACCAAAGACAGACTGCCGGAAGTTGTAGCAATTTGCTCAAGTTTTTTGTTCATCTCCCTCGTATTCAATGTCTTCATGTCAAAAATTACTTTttaaag TATTTGGCTGTCGGAGTCTTGCCAGGAAGGCTACCTCAACCGTGTCtatatatgaattttttttctatacatTTAGACTTCAACGATCCGAAGGAGATTTTAACTGTTTTATGTCTGCTGAGAAGCTTCCCTGCTCTACAGGTTCTTGAAATTCTG GCCCGGAAAAAGGATCAGGCTGTTGTGGGAGACGTGAACTATGGGTTAGACAACAACCAGAATTGCCATCTGACCAAATTGCGAATTGTGAAAACAACCGGCATCTCTGGTGTCAAAGCTGAACTAGATTTCATCAGGCTTTTGCTTTCAAGTTCACCTGTGCTCGAGAAGATGATTGTGAAGCCTGCTGCTACTAATGATTTTCAACTAGTAAATAAGTTGCTCCAAAAGTTGCTCCAGTTTAAGCGTGTCTCGGAGAATGCAAAGATATTCTACGTAGACCCTTGA
- the LOC126623070 gene encoding poly(A)-specific ribonuclease PARN-like, with the protein MASLPPFIRRRFLSTTTTTTNVSKKWAVKEVTKSNFSESLEEFKDHLSSSDFVAVSLQKTGSYRAPWHRPRPFDTADTSYCKAKYAAERFQLLQFAACPFTLRASKLTPYPYNFVLFPRDELKMGMPTYSFSVQPSHLTSMAEEGFDFNACIYNGISYLSRAQESAAKARMGNPTTSSYVMSSSSTHTVADTVFVERIKSRVKHWKSACKNTKKDNALLSSLRKIVMGSEIYGTRPCMNLDVCSERQVQLALEMLKEFSDELVPLIIPAKGGGNQAVRVVLTSSTADKDLFERELQNLEEEQNKRVRGFREVIDLISASQKPVVSHNSLNDFTVIHSEFLSPLPTNVDEFMGSLHSVFPHILDVNHLMKNIGPLRKMTNIPAAISYLNNHYFAPIDMEILPQESEGNIHRHNVVKMCYLFAKLCSILKISDNAMVSNNAMLAPAIREYTNISNPCSDSPQESTNEDIRVWTKNMRKVSCDQLVFLWGFRSGMTAGMIKSLLCKSHAVFSEEFDVRFVDKSCAIVVFWRRGLSETFLDAMSSEEICDSLMEIASEGIRASSYETYKRVCRLGLWEADLAESLDKALEDSDYLMEANSATNSKEICWSSDSAINFDDL; encoded by the exons ATGGCGTCTCTGCCTCCGTTTATACGGCGCCGTTTCctcagcaccaccaccaccaccaccaatgtCTCGAAGAAATGGGCCGTGAAGGAAGTGACTAAGTCCAATTTTTCCGAGTCCCTGGAGGAGTTCAAGGACCACCTGTCCAGCTCCGACTTCGTGGCCGTCTCGCTGCAGAAAACGGGGTCATATCGTGCGCCGTGGCACCGCCCTCGGCCCTTCGACACCGCCGACACGTCGTATTGCAAGGCCAAGTACGCCGCTGAGCGCTTCCAGCTCCTCCAGTTCGCCGCCTGCCCTTTCACTCTCAGAGCCTCCAAGCTTACTCCTTACCC ATACAACTTTGTCTTGTTCCCAAGGGATGAATTGAAGATGGGGATGCCAACTTATAGCTTTTCAGTTCAACCGTCACATTTGACTTCCATGGCGGAAGAAGGTTTTGATTTCAATGCCTGCATATATAATG GTATTTCATACTTGTCTAGAGCACAAGAATCTGCGGCTAAAGCTCGGATGGGGAATCCGACTACCAGCAGCTATGTAATGAGCTCTTCTTCGACCCATACTGTTGCTGATACGGTTTTTGTTGAAAGAATTAAATCGCGAGTTAAGCATTGGAAAAGTGCAtgtaaaaacacaaagaaaGATA ATGCTCTGCTGAGTTCCTTGAGAAAAATTGTAATGGGAAGTGAAATTTACGGAACAAGACCCTGCATGAATCTAGATGTTTGCAGTGAACGTCAAGTGCAGCTTGCTCTGGAG ATGTTGAAAGAGTTCTCTGATGAACTTGTTCCTTTAATAATCCCAGCCAAGGGCGGAGGAAATCAGGCTGTTCGTGTTGTTTTGACAAGTTCTACTGCGGACAAGGACTTGTTTGAG AGAGAGCTCCAAAACCTTGAGGAGGAACAAAACAAGAGAGTTCGTGGATTTCGAGAGGTGATCGATTTGATTTCTGCTTCACAGAAACCTGTTGTCTCCCACAATTCCCTTAACG ATTTCACAGTTATTCATTCAGAGTTTCTCTCACCCCTCCCAACTAATGTAGACGAGTTTATGGGTTCCTTGCACTCGGTTTTTCCCCACATACTTGATGTCAACCATCTGATGAAGAATATTGGCCCTCTAAGAAAGATGACCAATATTCCTGCAGCTATTTCGTACTTGAATAATCATTACTTCGCACCCATTGATATGGAAATTTTGCCTCAAG AAAGTGAAGGCAACATTCATAGGCATAATGTGGTGAAGATGTGCTATTTGTTTGCAAAGCTCTGCTCCATTCTGAAAATTTCCGACAATGCTATGGTATCTAACAATGCAATGTTGGCTCCAGCCATCAGAGAGTACACAAACATTTCCAATCCGTGTTCTGACAGCCCCCAAGAATCAACCAATGAGGATATCAGAGTCTGGACAAAGAATATGAGAAAGGTCAGCTGTGATCAATTGGTATTCTTATGGGGATTCAGAAGTGGAATGACTGCGGGGATGATCAAGAGCTTGTTGTGCAAGTCACATGCCGTCTTCTCTGAAGAATTTGATGTTCGGTTTGTGGACAAGAGCTGTGCCATTGTTGTTTTCTGGCGACGTGGTTTATCTGAAACTTTTTTGGATGCCATGAGCAGTGAAGAGATTTGTGACTCTTTAATGGAGATCGCTTCAGAGGGCATAAGAGCATCAAGTTACGAAACTTACAAGAGAGTCTGCAGGTTAGGCTTATGGGAGGCAGATTTAGCGGAGTCCCTAGACAAAGCCTTGGAAGACTCGGACTACCTTATGGAAGCTAATTCAGCAACAAATTCTAAAGAAATTTGTTGGTCTAGCGACTCAGCAATAAATTTTGATGACTTGTAA
- the LOC126623069 gene encoding uncharacterized protein LOC126623069, with the protein MPVQSKFCLISYSQELVDGQPLYASSNCLPVKALNREPAGHSFHAVALKLRGCVEENKEVEDEKVVNNKEQTSIPSFDSYNSKGKKKSGGEGKEQDHYALLGLSHLRYLATEEQIRKSYRETALKYHPDKQAALLLNEVTEAAKQTKKDEIESHFKSIQEAYEVLIDPVKRRIYDSTDEFDDEIPTECAPQDFFRVFSPAFMRNGRWSVSQPIPFLGDESTPLKEVDDFYDFWYTFKSWREFPHADEFDLEQAESRDHKRWMERQNSKLSEKARKEEYARIRTLVDNAYKRDPRIQRRKEAEKAEKQRKREAKYLAKKLQEEEAARAAEEESKRKEEEAKRAAETALQQKKLKEKEKKLLRKEKARLRTVSGPVTSKRLLNLSEDDVESLCSSLGTEQLRSICEKMEGKEGVERAEVLRDACGYKNDLVDKKEEEKKIQQQNGSVETKGTVQLGSYEKKEEKPWSKEEIELLRKGVVKFPKGTSRRWEVVSDYIGTGRSVEEILKATKTVLLQKPDSSKAFDSFLEKRKPSPSIASPLTTRVEVEGVRTPQPTETPAVKTDESGESSSGSAKDQTPIDPIVENGFSSGSEQDVWSAVHERALVQALKTFPKDATQRWERVAAAVPGKSVVQCKKKFALMKESFRNKKSTA; encoded by the coding sequence ATGCCTGTCCAAAGCAAGTTTTGCCTTATTTCGTACTCCCAAGAATTGGTAGATGGTCAACCACTGTATGCTTCTTCAAACTGCCTTCCTGTCAAGGCTTTGAACCGTGAACCAGCCGGACATTCTTTCCATGCTGTGGCTCTGAAGCTTCGTGGTTGTGTGGAGGAAAATAAAGAAGTTGAAGATGAGAAGGTGGTTAATAACAAGGAACAGACTTCTATACCATCATTTGATTCGTACAACAGCAAAGGTAAGAAGAAATCTGGTGGCGAAGGCAAAGAACAAGATCACTATGCACTCTTAGGTTTGAGCCATTTAAGATACCTTGCCACTGAGGAGCAAATAAGAAAAAGCTATCGTGAAACTGCCCTGAAATATCATCCTGACAAACAGGCTGCTCTTCTTCTCAATGAGGTTACGGAAGctgcaaaacaaacaaagaaggacGAGATAGAGAGCCACTTCAAGTCCATCCAAGAAGCGTACGAGGTGTTAATTGATCCTGTGAAGAGAAGAATCTATGACTCCACTGATGAGTTTGATGATGAGATACCCACTGAATGTGCCCCACAGGACTTCTTCAGAGTTTTCAGTCCTGCTTTTATGAGGAATGGGCGGTGGTCGGTTAGCCAACCAATCCCATTTTTAGGTGATGAGAGTACTCCACTGAAGGAAGTAGATGATTTCTATGACTTCTGGTACACCTTTAAGAGTTGGAGAGAGTTTCCACATGCTGATGAGTTTGATCTTGAGCAAGCGGAGTCTCGTGATCATAAGAGATGGATGGAGAGGCAGAATTCAAAACTTTCAGAAAAGGCTAGGAAGGAGGAGTATGCACGAATTCGTACTCTTGTTGACAATGCATATAAAAGAGACCCAAGAATACAGAGGAGAAAGGAAGCAGAGAAAGCTGAGAAGCAGAGGAAAAGAGAGGCCAAATATCTGGCCAAGAAGTTACAGGAGGAGGAAGCAGCCAGGGCTGCAGAAGAGGAGAGTAAAcggaaagaagaggaggccaaACGAGCTGCAGAAACAGCTTTACAGCAGAAGAAgctgaaagagaaagagaagaaactcCTGCGCAAAGAAAAGGCTCGCCTTCGAACAGTTTCAGGGCCTGTTACTTCGAAGCGTTTGCTTAATCTTTCTGAGGATGATGTGGAAAGTCTCTGTTCGTCTCTTGGTACCGAGCAGCTTAGGAGTATCTGTGAGAAGATGGAGGGCAAAGAGGGGGTGGAGAGAGCAGAGGTTCTTAGAGATGCATGTGGATATAAAAACGATTTGGTGgataagaaagaagaagagaagaaaattcAACAACAGAATGGTTCCGTGGAGACTAAAGGTACCGTTCAGTTAGGCAGCtatgagaagaaggaagagaaaccTTGGAGCAAAGAAGAAATTGAGCTTTTGAGAAAAGGAGTGGTAAAATTTCCAAAAGGAACCTCTCGGAGGTGGGAGGTTGTTTCTGATTATATTGGTACTGGACGATCTGTTGAAGAAATTTTGAAGGCAACCAAAACAGTCCTCCTCCAGAAACCTGATTCTAGCAAAGCTTTTGATTCTTTTCTTGAAAAGAGGAAACCCTCACCATCTATTGCTTCTCCACTTACAACTAGGGTCGAAGTAGAAGGGGTACGGACTCCTCAGCCCACAGAAACACCTGCCGTGAAGACGGATGAATCGGGAGAGTCGTCAAGTGGAAGTGCAAAAGACCAAACTCCTATAGATCCGATTGTTGAAAATGGATTCTCATCAGGGTCCGAGCAAGATGTATGGTCTGCTGTACACGAAAGAGCCCTGGTTCAGGCTCTGAAAACCTTTCCAAAGGATGCCACTCAGCGATGGGAGCGAGTTGCTGCTGCTGTTCCGGGGAAGTCTGTGGTTCAATGCAAGAAGAAGTTTGCGTTGATGAAGGAAAGCTTTAGAAACAAGAAGAGTACTGCTTAA
- the LOC126623068 gene encoding CDT1-like protein a, chloroplastic, which translates to MSSSETQRTAKPSLSLTFKSEKPHLNPKLRVAEIDSLSSKTPEKPQQFRHKSLWEPTQKQPAAQIGSARRKIDSWSEENPIETHFGASEKLPEKYEILSEFFDCLDASIRLLRLRGLMPSFTNLRPKIECLTDRRFTISHLAQLKIVLPEVIEITKVLVKDERTSDMKPDLRVTMNVDAVENDDKLKSEGGGHMHLRRAFRHRLGDISKSHPEGYEIPEETLPPPFNFAEQHMHPDTIKCSLSSSPEALTGAHTVEQPEASKTYLQSDGIPDETHPMPSDQSKEDLNSNISRIPDSSLPNETSFEAPVEQLPVITTHLPQSFRRHFSLPAFQGRNVLVPESNFNIVCSIEEASVVASSFEALVEQQPVITSHLPQPFRRHFSQPSFQARNISLPESILNVVCSVEGASTAVSLTGQVPATPTKETSPIESGDDLPTKCASILSTPKLASTPVKEIGPIENDDFPIEGASIQSTPAKLASTPARLMSATPALRPPKRCYMSPEDNSTSSPEKMVRYPPRSRSLKFDTPVKNRMVEDEVLDMDNASIDNDFTDIPPEDLLKLLKDEERTAIEEQIPAFSQAKRDKQMISGLPKLFDMIHFLCQSMKRSAITKEELVHKLIWNNLDFTDTNEVEEQLSLLLDLVPEWISEEKLDSGGDLLLIHINKMSNPGSIRAQLEAAN; encoded by the exons atgaGTTCCTCAGAAACCCAAAGGACAGCTAAACCCAGTctctctctaaccttcaaatcggAGAAACCCCATTTAAACCCAAAGCTCCGAGTTGCAGAAATCGACTCACTGAGCTCCAAAACCCCTGAGAAGCCCCAACAGTTCCGTCACAAAAGCTTATGGGAGCCGACCCAGAAGCAGCCGGCGGCTCAGATCGGATCTGCGAGACGAAAGATCGATTCTTGGTCCGAGGAAAACCCGATTGAGACACATTTTGGTGCCTCCGAGAAGCTACCGGAAAA GTATGAGATATTGAGCGAGTTTTTCGATTGCTTGGACGCTTCGATTCGGTTGTTGCGGTTGAGGGGCTTGATGCCAAGCTTTACCAATCTTCGCCCGAAAATTGAGTGTTTAACGGATAG GAGGTTTACAATTAGTCACTTGGCTCAGCTGAAGATTGTTTTACCTGAGGTAATTGAGATTACAAAAGTGCTTGTTAAGGATGAGAGAACCAGTGATATGAAGCCGGATCTTCGTGTCACCATGAATGTTGATGCAGTAGAAAACGATGACAAGTTGAAATCTGAAGGTGGTGGGCATATGCATTTGAGGCGAGCCTTCCGCCATCGGCTTGGAGACATTTCAAAATCTCATCCTGAG GGTTATGAAATTCCAGAAGAAACTCTGCCCCCACCATTCAATTTTGCAGAGCAACATATGCATCCAGATACAATTAAGTGTTCCTTATCATCATCTCCTGAGGCATTGACTGGTGCACATACAGTTGAGCAACCAGAAGCATCCAAAACTTACCTTCAAAGTGATGGCATTCCAGATGAAACACATCCAATGCCATCTGATCAATCAAAGGAGGATTTGAATTCAAACATAAGCAGAATTCCTGACTCGTCATTGCCCAATGAGACATCATTTGAAGCACCAGTAGAGCAGCTACCAGTAATAACAACTCATCTTCCTCAATCTTTTCGAAGGCACTTTTCTTTACCAGCCTTCCAAGGCCGAAATGTTTTAGTTCCAGAGtcaaattttaatatagtttgCTCCATTGAGGAAGCTAGTGTTGTTGCTTCGTCATTTGAAGCACTAGTGGAGCAGCAACCAGTAATAACATCTCATCTTCCTCAACCTTTTCGAAGGCACTTTTCTCAGCCATCCTTTCAAGCTCGAAATATTTCACTTCCAGAGTCAATTCTCAATGTGGTTTGCTCTGTTGAGGGAGCTAGTACTGCTGTATCATTGACTGGCCAAGTGCCTGCAACTCCAACCAAAGAGACAAGCCCCATTGAAAGTGGTGATGATTTACCCACAAAATGTGCTAGCATTCTGTCTACTCCAAAACTTGCTTCAACTCCAGTCAAAGAGATAGGCCCCATAGAAAATGATGATTTCCCCATAGAAGGTGCTAGTATTCAGTCCACTCCAGCAAAGCTTGCTTCAACTCCTGCTAGATTGATGTCTGCCACACCAGCATTGCGCCCGCCAAAACGCTGTTATATGAGCCCAGAAGACAATTCTACTAGCTCTCCAGAAAAGATGGTTAGGTATCCTCCACGCTCCAGGTCACTGAAATTTGACACTCCTGTGAAGAATAGAATGGTCGAGGATGAAGTACTTGATATGGACAATGCATCAATTGATAATGACTTTACTGATATTCCTCCGGAGGATCTTTTGAAATTG CTCAAAGATGAAGAGAGGACGGCAATAGAGGAGCAAATTCCTGCCTTCTCACAAGCAAAGAGGGATAAACAGATGATTTCCGGCCTACCTAAACTCTTTGACATGATCCATTTCCTATGTCAGTCTATGAAACGTTCTGCCATCACAAAAGAGGAGCTTGTACACAAGCTAATTTGGAATAACTTAGATTTTACGGACACAA ATGAAGTTGAAGAGCAGCTAAGCTTGCTGCTAGATCTGGTTCCGGAATGGATATCTGAAGAAAAGTTAGACTCCGGAGGAGATTTGCTTTTGATCCA CATTAACAAAATGTCAAATCCAGGTTCTATACGGGCGCAGCTCGAAGCAGCAAACTAG